The Neomonachus schauinslandi chromosome 11, ASM220157v2, whole genome shotgun sequence genomic sequence CCTGTCCCTGCTGGGAGGACCGGAGGGACCTGAGCAAGGCGCTTCGCCTCTCCGAGCCTGGGTTTCCGCCTCTGGGGAACGGGTCTGGGGAGAGCCGCGCCCCGCGTCCCTCCGCCCCGAGCCTGGCGCCGCGGGTGCTCCAGTCCGGTCGCCACGCCGGACCCCTCGAGTAGCGTCCCGCACCACCTCGGGCTGGGGACACCTCTCGGAGCTGTGCCCGCCTCTCTAAAAAGGCAAGACCCCGCCCCCTGCCGGCGACTCAGGGTTGATTCGGATCCTGGAGCAGAAGCAGCTCGCGGGGCGGGGCTGCCTGGCTTCCCGCCCTGGTCCCGCCCCCGTCCCCGGTGGAAACTGGGGACGCACTAGGGTCATAGCGCCACTGGGGCCACCATAGGCAAAAGTTGCGTGTATGAACTCCAGGGCTTCACCCTTACCCCTGTCGTTCAGGGGGGTAAACTGAGCCTGGAGAGGTCATGTGGCTTGCCCGAGGCCTCACTACAAACTGGAGGCAGAGACAGAAGATGCTTAGGTGGATGACTAGCCCTCTGCCACAGCTGTCACCCCCACCCACCAAGGCCCCAACAGACCAAGGACCAGGCTTCCTGTGCTTATCAGTTTCCCAGGAGGCAAATGTGACCCCACTGACCAGGATGTGGTGCACACAGCCCTAAGGGAGACCCACGAGGAGCTGGGCCTTACTGTGCCTGAGGAGCATGTGTGGGGCGTCCTGCGGCCTGTGCACGACAGGGTAAGGCTGCCAGACCCTGAGGCCACCATCAGGGACAAGGAGGGTGGTCACGGCCTCTGGCAGGCAGACGGCATGGTGGAGCACCAGACACCTGCCTGGTGGTCCTGTTCCATCCCCACACAACCCATCAGGGAGGGGCCAGGGGTATCTTAGCTCCTTTTCACTGGGGATCCTGAGGCTCAGTTCTGGGGCTGGAGGTGGCCTCGGGGTAAGCCAGCTCTGCCCAGCTTGGTGGAGGAGAGTTGGGGAAGGCTTCACAGGGTAGGCAGGGATTGGATGATGAGTGGGAGATTTTAGGGGAGTAGAAGTAAGGGAAGGTTATTCTAAGTGGAGGGAACAGTCTGCAAAGGCCAAGAGGGCTGGATGGCTCTAGCGAGTTTGAGGGCCCTGAGTTAGTCAGCATGGCTGGAGTGAGCTCAAGGGCAGGGGCCTCCAATGCTGACAGGCTCTGGATGGAAAGGTGGGGGTCTCCCTCTAGGCTCCCCTCCCCAAGACCAGGCCTCCCCTGACTGCCTGTCACCCTCCTGCCCCAGCAAAAGGCCAGCGTGGTGCCAGTGCTTGCTGGTGTGGGCCCACTGGATCCCCAGAGTCTCAGGCCCAACCCTGAAgaggtgagtggggaggagggtgggggggccaACCAACTGGGGGAGGCTCTGTCCACAGCAGTCTTCCATCCGCCCTCTCACTGCCTCCTTCCACAGGTGGACGAGGTATTTGCACTCCCCCTGTCCCACCTGCTGCAGGCGCAGAACCAAGGGTATACACACTTCTGCCTGCATGGCCACTTCAGCTACACGCTGCCTGTCTTCCTGCACGGGCCCCACCGTGTCTGGGGGCTCACGGCCGTCATCACTGAGTTCACCCTGCAGCTGCTGGCACCTGGCGCCTACCAGCCCCGCCTGGCCAGCTCAGAGCGGCCCACGGGCTGAAGTCCTGGCCACAGGCAGCCCCTTCCTTCACCCTGCCAGGCCAGCTCCATTCACGGACTGAATAAAGAGCTTTTACCAATTCTGTGGCAGCTGCATCTTCTGCACTGGGGCCTTGACTTTGGGCAGACCCCATGGGACAACTGGCCTCCTGGCTGGGGTGCCTCTGTCCCATCACACTGTTACCCACTGACCAGTGGGCACTTATTAAGTACAGGTACTTGGCTTTCACCACAGCCCTGAGGTGGGGCCAATGCTGGCCCTGGCCGGTGAGACGAGGGCTCAGAGAGAAGAGAcaccttgcccaagatcaccccAAGCTAGGACTTGGGCCAAGCCCTCTCTGACTCTAGAGGCCACACTCAGCCACTACTCAGCCAGTTCCTGCTCCCACCTCTGTGTGTAGCTGACCCCATGCCAGGCTGCAGGAATCCAAAGAGGAGCCCCACTTGTTACTGCAAAGTTCCAAGACGCCCAGCTCCTACCATGCACCAGGTACTATGCTGGGGCCTTATCTTCAGATGCTGCCCTGGCCTCTGGGCGTGACTCAGTTCCTGGGGAAGACCTCAGAGCAGGTCCCACATAATCATGTGATTGTATATTAATTAATCACAGATAATAGTGGAATTATACATCAGTTATGTAGACCAGAGAGAGGTGGTAAGCAGTCTGACCTTGTCATGGTGGACTGGGCAATATTAGCCAGGACAGGTGATAGGAAACTCCACCCACTAGCCGACTTTGCCAAAAGAGGATAAACTCGAGATACACTaccttcaggcatggctggatccaggggctcAGGGGCTCTCTCTTACTGCGCTTTCCACTGTGTCAGCCTCACTCTTGGAGAATCTCTCCTCTGCAGGGGTGAGAGGTAAGGGGAGGGCAACAGCTGTAGGGTGGCACAGCACCAGTGTCCCATCAACAGAAAACAGAGTTCCTCTCTCTGGCCGTTTAACCCAGTTGTACTTCGTTGGCCCTCCCTGAGCCTGTCACATGACCTGCTCTAGTTGGAATTAATTGTTTGGCAGGGTCTGTGGGCAGAGAACTGGGGAGCAGGATGAACCTTCTAGACTGAGACTAGGGAAGGGGCAGTCCCCAAAGGACcaatgggaagagagaagagaaggttgAGTAGGTAAAAAACCAGCCAAGTTCCCCTGCAGAGTGACCTTGAAACCAAGGGTGGGCAAGAGCAGGCCAGATCAAAGGGCAAAGGAGGGAAGTtggagcagaaggagcagcatATGCACAAAGTTTGGGGTGTTCGAGGAAACAAGACTAgcaatgtgggggtggggaggggctccaCCACTCAGGGGCCACCATGGGGTGTCAAGGGGACATGCTTCAGTGGTGGGTTAGGATTTTGTTccaggctgggagaggggcagacaggTGTTGAAGTGATATGATTCGTGTTTTGTAAAGCTTGGGCTGCAAGAGGCCCGGATTGCAGACGCCCTCCTCCTTGGAGTCTCCTCCCTGGGCGCCCATCCCCGCTCCACAGGAGCCCTGTCACCTCCACCTCCCGTGCGCCCCTTCCACACCTCCCAAAgtgtccccccccaccaccatccaCTCCTACATACCTCCCCACGTGCACCCTCCCCCAGCATCCCTCCTGCCTCACCTACCCCTTCCTTCACGGGCCCCTCCCATTGCCCCTCACACTTCACACCCC encodes the following:
- the NUDT8 gene encoding nucleoside diphosphate-linked moiety X motif 8 isoform X1, which gives rise to MQPDCLSAEGERRCRRLLAGATARLRARPAAAAVLVPLCSVRGVPALLYTLRSSRLAGSHKGDVSFPGGKCDPTDQDVVHTALRETHEELGLTVPEEHVWGVLRPVHDRQKASVVPVLAGVGPLDPQSLRPNPEEVDEVFALPLSHLLQAQNQGYTHFCLHGHFSYTLPVFLHGPHRVWGLTAVITEFTLQLLAPGAYQPRLASSERPTG
- the NUDT8 gene encoding nucleoside diphosphate-linked moiety X motif 8 isoform X2 codes for the protein MLPRPRPASRGTRSASAVLPLPSRGPASSVSRLRGAGHAARLPVSGGFPGGKCDPTDQDVVHTALRETHEELGLTVPEEHVWGVLRPVHDRQKASVVPVLAGVGPLDPQSLRPNPEEVDEVFALPLSHLLQAQNQGYTHFCLHGHFSYTLPVFLHGPHRVWGLTAVITEFTLQLLAPGAYQPRLASSERPTG